In Planifilum fulgidum, the genomic stretch GATCTGAAGACGGGATATCTCGTCGGCGGAACGCCCTGGAAACAGCAGCTGGCCATGATGATCGGCGTCGTCGCCTCCGGCCTCGTGATCGGTGCGGTCCTGGTCATCCTGGATCAGGCCTACGAAATGGGTTCCAAGGAGCTTCTCGCACCGAAGGCGGTCCTGATGAAAACCATCATCGAGGGCATGATGCAGGGCAGCATGGCCTGGGATCTGATCTTCCTCGGCGCGGCCATCGCCGTCGTCATCGAATTTTTGGGGCTCAATTCCCTGGTGGTGGCCGTCGGCGTCTACCTGCCGGTCCACGTGAGCACCCCGATCATCATCGGCGGTGCGGTCCGCTGGCTGATCGATTTCTTCACCAAGGACGAGGGGCTCAGGCGGCTCCGCAAAGACGCGGGCGTCCTCTTCGCCTCCGGGCTGATCGCCGGCGAATCCCTGATCGGCGTGGTGATCGCCATCCTGATCGTCGCCGGCGTGCCGATTCCGGAAAGTCCCGCCAGCGAAAAGGGATGGATCTCCTGTGCCATGTTCCTGGCCGTCACCTTGCTCCTGTGGTACATCGCCCGCCGGGCATCCTCCGACAAGGCGTCAAGCCGAAGCTGATTTCCGCCTTCGAATCGGGGAAAAACAAGGGAGAGGAGTTCCACGGACGGCTCCCCTCCCCTGCCCTTCACACAAACCCTTGATGGGGTGTATGCCGGTGTTCAGCAGGAAAAAGCGAAAAAACATGCTCGTCCTGAAACCGATCCTCAGGGAGGGCTGTCTCCTGGAGCCGTCCCCCGGCGAGGAGGAGCGCCTCACCCTGGTGGTTCCTCGAACCGGATGGCTGGAACGCCTCTCCATCCGGTGGCTCGGCCAGCCGGAGGCGATCCGGGTCCGGTTGGATGAACTGGGCAGCTTCGTCCTGTCCCGTTGCGACGGAACCCGCACCGTACAGGACCTGGCGGACGCCTTGGAGCAGGCTTTCGGCTCCGAGGCGGAACCGGTGCTGCCGAGACTGGTGCAGTTCCTCAAGATACTGGACGCCAACGGGTGGATCAGGATGGTCCCTCCCGGGGGTGGCGGTTCCACATAGCGGCTATCTCTTGCCCCGGTGTTCCGGTTCACCGGGGTATTTTTGCGGATTCCGCCATTTCCCCCGCGCTCCCTGTCGCCTGCGGCAAAAAGCTTGATGTGCCGTGTCGGTGAACATGGCGTGGAGCTCACAGCGGATCATCAAATAAAGCCATTTGCGCCGCACCGTTCCAGCCCGGAAAGCCCGACAGTTCCCTTTGCCCCGCTGCCGCTACACCCGGCGGAGGAATGCTTCGGCGCATCCTCCGCGCCGAATGAGGCTTTCGGCTTTCGCCGGTTCCCTGACGCTTTCTGGGGTGATGAAGCAAACACATTTCATCCCACCCGCTTTCCTCCGAAAGCGATCACCTCAGAAAGGAGCCCAACGGCGCACTGGACAATCACAAACCCGTTGTCTTTCTCCCACAAGAAATACAGGCGATCCCGGGAACCAACACTTGGGCAAATCCGGAAGCAATTCTCTCCACCGTCCGCGTTCCCCTGCAGATAAGAGCCATTTTCCCCACAAATGCCGGCCACCCAAAAAAACCCGCCGCCAGCAGGGCGCCGTAAATCAGTTGGCCTTCCGTCCCCGCAGGCCGTGAATCAAAAAGTAACCGAAAATCGACAGCAAGCCAAAAGAGAAGAAAGTTCCACGCTCACTTCCGAAAGCCCCTCCAAGGAGTTTTCAGGGGCATGAAACACCACCCACAAAAAGTTCCTCCATGCAGGCGTTCGACGCCCATCGGCTTTGCGAATCTCTCCCATGAAAATGTCCCCTTCGAAAAATGCCCGCGATAATCGATGCCATGAAGATCTCATCCCGCATACAGCCCCCGCCGGGAGATGGAAGAAATCATCGAAAACAGCCCCATTCAGCCACACCTTGTGACCCGGCACACCGACTCCAGCGGCCCGCGCAGAAGGCGCTCATCTTCCGAATTCCCCTCCCCGCGACCTTTTCCGGTCCGGGTCCGCCGGAGCACCGCCCGGATCCGGGTCATCCCCTCCCAGCTCCAATCCCGGCAGCTTGTCCACTTCCTCCGACCTGGCCGTCAAAAAGAGGATCGGAACTTGGAGAAGCGGATCCGCCGGCACACATCGAGGCGCTCAATCCCCGGCAGCATCCAGTCGAGAAAGCCGCATCGATCCCGCCGAAGGGCTTCAATCCCTGGCGGAACTGAATTTCCGCGGGCCGCTTCCCCTTCCAGGCAGTTTGCCCATTCATCATCGACCACAAAAACGGGTCAAGCTTTCTTGTCCGCCTCCATCCCCTCTCCGCTTTGAGCCCTCCATCAAAAATATCCGGGAACAGGGCGAGGATCCTCCCCGTTTCTTCCAAAGAGGCAGGAAAATGGCGCACAAACCAAGAATCTTGATCCCAAACGCGCATCTCCTCCACACATCCCTTTGGAATCGGTTCCATCGCCGAAAGGGGACCGCGACACGCCGGTTGCATCATCCGGACAGGATAAAAGCGGCGCAGCCTTTCGGCGCACACTCCTCCGGGTAGGTGAACCCTGTTGTACGCCTTTGATCATCTTGTCCATCTCGTGCGCGACCCGAAAAAAGCGATGCAAACCGCCCGGAAGTGCGGGATCCATGCGGTGGAAGGCGGCAGCCACCCCGATTGGGGAACCGCCAACACCCTCTGCTACTTCGACCTGAGCTACATTGAATATCTGGGCGTGGAAAATCCCGCGGTCGCCGAAAAAGCGAAGGGCAATTCCCTGGTGCGGCAAGCCCTGGAAGACTTGTCCCACGGGGAAGGGCCGGCGCGGATCGCCCTGCGGACGGACGATCTGGCGGAAGCAGCCCGCCTTCTTGAGAAACAGGGCTGGAAAACCTCCGGCCCCTTCCCCGGCAGCCGCACCCGTCCCGACGGCACCCTTCTCCGCTGGTCCCTGCTGTTTCCCGAAGGCCCGGACGATGAACTGCCTCCCCCTTTCCTGATCCGGTGGGAGCAATCCGACGAAGAGCGGCGAGAGGATCTCAGCCGGCGCAGCGCCATCGCGCCCCATCCGGCGGGAAATCTGCGGCTGAAGCACGTCGCCGTCGCCGTCCGGGACCTCGGCCGCGCGGCAAAATGGGAAAAGGGCTTCGATCTGAATCCCAAAAGGGAATATGTGGACAAAATCTTGAACGCGGTTTGCCGGGAACTGCAGCTTTCAGGGGGCAATCTGCTGTTCTGCGCCCCGATCGGGGAAGGGCCCGTGGCCAGGATCCTGGGATCCCGGGGAGAAAGGCCCTTTCTCGTTTCCCTTTCCGGGGCGGAACGGGATGAGGATTGGAGCATCTTCGGGGGGATATACCGGTTTTCAAGGGAAAGCTGAAGACCGGACTCCCCTTCCCTTCGTCCGGACCAACGTCTTTCCGCGGCACAGGGCCCGAGGTTTCAGCCCTTCGCCGGATTTTTCACGCGAAAGGATGATCCGACATGGGAAAACGCTATGACGTGATCGTCGTCGGTGCCGGATCCGTCGGGATGGCGGCAGGCTATTTTCTCGCCAAAAGGGGGATTCGGGTCCTGATGGTCGATGCTCACAACCCGCCCCACGCCGACGGCAGCCACCACGGGGAGACGCGGATCATCCGCCACGCTTACGGTGAGGGGCGGGAGTACATCCCCCTGGCCCTCAGGGCGCAACAGCTGTGGTATGAACTGGAGGAGGAAGCGGGGGAAAAGCTGTTTGCCAAGACGGGCGTCCTGGGGGTCGGCTTTCCCGGCTCTTCCTTCATCCAGGAAGTGATCGCCGGTGCAAAGGCCCATTCCCTCCCCCTCGAGCGGCTGTCTTCGGCAGAGATCATGCGGCGCTGGCCGGGGATCGCGATACCGGAAAGCTTTATCGGATGCCTGGAACCCGATGCGGGAGTGCTGTTCAGCGAAGCCTGCCTCCGCGCTTTCCGGCGGCGCGCCCTCGACCTGGGCGCCGAACTCCTGACAAGCTCCCCCGTCCTGACCATCGAAGGGGAAGCCGGCGGCATCACCGTGCGGACCCGGGAAGGCGTCTTCCACGGGGAGCGGGCGATCGTCTCCGCCGGGGCCTGGGCGGGCAAACTGTTGTCCGATCTCTCCCTGCCCCTCACGCCCGTGCGGAAAACGGTCGGCTGGTTTCGGTGCGATGAACGGCTGTACGACTCCCGCCGCTTTCCCGCTTTCTTCTTCGATTTTCCGGAGGAACAGTATTACGGTTTTCCCAGCTTCGAAGGAAGCGGGGTCAAGGTGGGGCGTCACGACGGCGGGCCTCCCATCGATCCGGACCGGTTCGACCGCACCTTCGGCGGCGCACCGGAAGACGAGGGGGATTTGCGCCGATTCCTGGAGCGAACGCTGCCGCAGGCCGCCGGCAAACGTCTGCGCGGCTCGGTTTGCATCTATACCCGGACGCCGGATGAACACTTCATCATCGATCGCCATCCGGAAGACAAACGGATCCTCATCGCCGCCGGTTTGACGGGCCACGGCTTCAAATTCTCCAGCGCCCTCGGCGAGGCGCTGTGTCAATGGATCACCGCCGGAAAACCCGGGCTGGACCTGTCCCTCTTCTCCCTGGACCGTCCCGCCCTGCGAAAAGGGGGTAAAAACCTTTAAGGCGAAGAAGGACACCCCCCCGGACGGGGTCGCAGAAAGGGGAAACGATAAATCCGCGCCCGAAGACCACGCTGTCCATGTTTGCTGAACGGCCCTTCGAACGAAGGGCCGTTCGGCTTTGCGGGGGGATCGTCGCCCGAAAACCGGGCTGTCGCAGCCCTGTGTCACGTAGCCGTTGAGGAACCGGCCAGGCCGAGCCGGGCCAGGGGGGCGGTAAAGGCTTTTCCCTTCCCCTTCTCCGAATCATAATGGACGATCAAACAGCACGGCTCCCGGCGAATGACGCCCGTCGCCCGGTAGTGCGCAAGATCGAAGGGCAGCACCTCCAGCCGGCAATGTTTGACCAGTTTCTGTTCCGTAAGGCGCAGGGCGGCAAAGTCCGCCGAGACGGCCTCGGGTTCCGCGGCCAGGCGGCGAAGCAGGGCCTGTCGCTCCCCCTTGTCCATCCCCTCCCACCACACGGAGCGCGGACGATGTTTGAAATGGGTCAGGTAATCGTATTTCATGAACCCCTCGATCACGGGCAGGTTGGGGGTTCCCCGGTCCCGCAGAAATTGGCGCAGGCGGAGAAAGAGATCCTCCAACTGATGACCGATGCGCATCCACCCCCGCTTCTCCCAGTAATCCCCGAAGGACTGGAAAAAGTCGAAGGGCGTCTCAAACTCGTTTCGGGTCAAAAATTTGACCGTCTCGTCGAGGTGATGGGAGTTCCAGTACTTTTCCAGAATGTCCTCGGCCCGCTTGATGCGGATCATGTCGTCAAAGGAGAGCACCTTGCTGGAAAGCACTTCGTAGGGGGCGCGGTCGATGTAGACATAGCCGTGTTTTTCCGCCTCGCGCCGCAGACCCGTGCCGCGGAGAAGCTTCAGAAAGCCCAGCTGCAGCTCCTCCGGTTCCAGGGCGAACACGTCGTTGAACGTCTTTTTGAAGGAAGTGTAATCCTCCTCCGGCAATCCGGCGATCAAGTCCAGATGCTGGATGATCTTCCCGCCCTCCCGGAGGGCGCGCACGGTGCGGGCCAATTTTTCAAAGTTCTGCCGCCGCTGGATCAGTTCGTTGGTGAGGGGATTGGTCGACTGAACGCCGATCTCGAAGCGGAAAATGCCCGGCGGCGCGTTTTCGTTCAGAAAACGGACGATCTCCGGCCGAAGGATATCGGCGGTGATCTCGAACTGAAACACGCATCCGCCATGGTTGTCGATCAAAAAGCGGAACAACTCCAGGGCGAAGGTGCGGTGAATGTTGAAGGTTCGGTCGACGAACTTGATCGTTTTGGCCCCGTTTTGAATCAGGTACAGGATGTCTTCCTTGATCCGGTCGATATCGAAATAACGCACCCCGCTCTCAATGGAAGAAAGGCAGAACTGGCAGCGAAAGGGACAGCCGCGACTGGTCTCCATGTACACGATGCGCTTGGAGAGGTGCGGCCGATCCTCAGGGAAGCGGTACGGCGTGGGAATCCGGTGCAAATCCAGCTTGGGGCGCGGCGGATTGATGATGACGCCACCGTCCCCGCCGCGGCGGGCAAGACCCAAAACGTCCCGGAAGTTTCCCCCTCCGGCCAGTTCCTCCAGCAGCTCTTTGAAGGTTTCCTCTCCCTCCCCGTAAACGATGAAGTCCGCCTCGGGGATGCGCCGGAACCAGTGCTCGATGTCGTAGGAGACCTCCGGTCCGCCGAGAACGATTTTCACGTCGGGCCTCACCTTCTTCAGGATGCTTAGGACCGGAATCGTCTCCTCGATGTTCCAGATGTAGCAGCTGAAGCCCACCACGTCGGGGGCCTCCCGGTACAGGTCCATGGCGATGTTCATCGCCGGATCCTTGATGGTGTATTCCTTGATGGTCACCGGAAACTCCGGTTCGGCGAAGCTTTTCAAATAGCGCAGCGCCAAACAGGTGTGAATGTATTTGGCATTCAGCGTGGCCACGACGACTTTCATGGATATCACCTTTAACCATAAAAGATGTTAGATCATCCCCGCGAAAACACCGACAAGCGGACGCCAAAAAGCGCTTGCAAGGCATGCGGCTTCTCATTGCAAAGGGTGCAGATCGCAATGCTTTTCATTCGCAAGAGCTCGAAATCGTCCATTCGAATCCGAAAGGATAACCAGCGCAGGTGGCCATCCCCCCGCGAGCGGGTATATATCCCCTCATCGCTTCTTCAAATGTCTCCGCAAATACTTCTCCTTCGCTTCCTGAACTCGCCTGATAAATTCTTCCGCCCGCCTCATCGGAGGAATTTCCGACAACAAAGAAGAGACCGCTGCCGTCGAGGCATTGAAAGCCGATTCACCTGCGGCGGGACTTACAAAATAAAAACCACAGCCGGGATAAAAGTAAAACACGGGATGATTGTCCCCGGCAAGCGCCGAAACACGCTCCAGCCAAAACCATGCCTGTTTTATTTCTCGGCGATATGGATGACGATGGTGGAATCGTCTCATCCTTGACGGGAAACACCTTCCGGCCGAACCGTTTTTTACTCCACCCTGACGGCTTTCGCGGGCTCAAACGTCAACGTAACGGATTTGCTCCTTTGTTTCAACATTTTTTTGCACAACTCCCGTGTCTTAAGTATAATCATGAAGTTTTCCGGGCACTAGTCGGCCGCTTCGGATGATCCCGGTCCCGCAAGCGGCTGGATCCTCCAACGGTTGGGGAAGGCTAAGGGACAACATGGTGCCTCCTATCATCTCTTCAAGCAGCCCTTCAAGCGGGGAGCCGCTCCCCCCGCATCGCCAAAGACGAATGCATCGGACAGAATCCAGCGATCATGAAGTATGCCTGAAGCTACCCCAAGGGCGGCAGTCAAGACCGGCTTTCACCGCACCCCCTTGACCCTCACCTTGGCGTAAGGGTTTATCATACGATTGCGGAATCCCTTCGAAGGGAGAGAAACCGATGTACCGGGTCGGAGAGCTTTCCCGGATCACCAACGTGAGCATACGGACCCTCCATTATTACGATGAAATCGGCCTGTTGAAACCGTCAAGGATATCGGAAGCGGGCTACCGATACTACACCAAGGATGACCTCGTCAAACTGCAGCAAATCATCGTCCTCAAAAAGTTGGGATTCAAACTTTGCCAAATAAAAGAAATGACGCAGGTGACCGCGGACAAGGCCGAGAAAGCGCAGCGGTGGATGGAAATCTTCGATATGGAAATCGAGAAAATCCGGGAAGAAAAGCGAAGGCTGGAACTTCTGGAACGAAGCCTCCACGTCATCCGCCATTCCCTTGAACTGACGGGAGATGTTTCCAACGACGAGATCCTGGCCATTATTCAGTCGATCCAGCTGAATGACGCGGATAGCTTTCTATCCCGCCACTTTACGGAAGAAGAACAGGAAATCCTGCTTCGGCAATTGCCGGATCTGACAGCTCGCGATGAAAAGACGGAAAAATGGATCAAGCTGCTGAAAAAAATCCGCCAAACCAAGAGTGAACCGATCGACTCCCCCGTTTCGCAACGGCTGGCGGAGGAAATCATGCGTTTCATCCGCGAGCATCTGCAAATGGAAGATTCACTGATCGACAAATATTGGGAAAAGATCAAGCCGGAGGACGGACAGCCGGAAAAGGTGATCGGCCTGGATAAGGAAACCATGGAGTACATCGAGCAAATTCTCGACTGGTATCAGAAACACGAAGAGGGGAGCAAAGGCCATGGGAAAGAAATCCGTTAGGGCGTCGGCAAGATGGGACCTTTTCCTCTACCATCTGGTCCTCTTTGTCACCATGCACTGTGTGTTTGCCGCATTTTTCGGCGTCCAGCCGCTGTCGCAGATCGGCAGTGAATCCTATTTGGACCACATTCAAGAGAACTTTTTGAATCACGGCGTCAATATCTACCGGAACCCATCGGCCAATGAGATCAGCAACATCTGGAAGTCCATTCTCCTCATTCACCTCATTTTGGACATCATCGAAACCATCTTTCCCCGGAAGAAAAAAACACCCGACCGACATCTTCAAAAAGACGAGGGAATTGTTGAAAAGGCCGGCGAGAAGGCGGCGACGGACAAAAAACCGGATAAAAATCCGGGGGCGGCATGGGTTTATCTCCTGCTCGCCGGCTTGCTGGAAATCATCTGGGCCACTGCTCTGAAGATGGATATGCTGGGGGGACCGCTGATCCTTGCGCTGATCCTCAGCTTTGACTTGCTGATAAAAGCCGTAAGGCGGTTGGGGGTCGGCACCGCCTATGCCGTGTTCACGGGAATCGGAACCGCGGGACTTGTCCTGGTGGATATCGCATTTTTCAGGGAGACATGGGACTTTCTGAAGGTGTTTTTCATCTCGCTGCTCGTCCTTTTTATCATCGGATTGAAATGGACGTCCGACAGTCGGGGAGGTTCTCACCCATGAGCTGGATCTGTTTGGTGCTGGCCGGCTTGACCGAAGTGGCCGGTGTCGTCGGCCTCAAAAAAGTATCTGAAAAAGGAAGTTGGTTCACGTATCTGCTGATGATCGGCGGTTTTCTCGTCAGCCTCACATTGCTGCGCGTATCCCTGGAAGCGATCCCGTTGTCCATCGCTTATGCCGTCTGGACGGGAATCGGAACGACGGTAGCGGCGGTGGTCGGCATCCTGTTCTTCCATGAATCGAAAAGCCCGGGACGCATCCTGTGCATGCTGGGGATCATCGCCTGCATCATCGGCCTGAGATGGATCGCGTAACCATCCTTTCTTTGCTATTGTTCCAGGCACTCGGATCTTTTGTAAAAGTCCAGGACGCGCCGTCGACGAATCGGTGACCTTTTTTTGAAATCCGCAGGGCGAAGATACCGGACGCCGGCGGACTCTTCCCCTCCGTCCTTGCCCATCATTGCGGAGGCGCTTTTGGTGCGCCTCCCCCCTTCTTTGCCGCTCAACTTTCGCCATTTAGGCATTCGGGGGAACACCGCCCAAAAAAATTCCCTCGCCCATCCGGCCGACGAGGGTTACTGGCCCAATATCCGTCCGCTTTCTCCCGTATATGTGCCTGCATCCAACCACATGCTCAAACCGGGGCCTTCACCCGGATTTCACCTCCGTCACTCCTGCGGCAATATCCTGCGGAACTTCCACTTTCAGATTCCGGATGGACCGGGACAAAAGCCCCAGCAGGGACATCGCAGCCACGACGATACCTCCGGCGATGAACGTCCAAGCCGGGCCAAAAGCGGCCACCGCCGTTCCGGCCAAAGCGAGACCGACGGGGATGGCGGAAAAGGATCCCAGGGAATCGACGCTGCTCACCCGTCCGAGAAGGTGCGAAGGCACGCGCTCCTGGAGCAGAGTGATCCAGACCACCCCGAAGCATTCCATCAGAAATCCGAGCAGGAAGGCCATGGCGATCAACACGGCAACGGTGGGAATCGCTCCAATGACCAGGGTGGCGACCCCCATCGCGAACAGCAACAGATACAGGGTGACGCCCGGCCGGGAAATCCTCTGGAAGCGGATGCTCCCCATGAACAGACCGCCCAACACCGCTCCCGCGCCATAGAGGGTCAACACCAGCCCCAGGATTCCCGCTCCGCCGTCCAACGTTTCCTTCACCAAAAAAAGGGCAGGGCCACATTGAACACCCCGGTCGTCGCCGCATTGACCAGCGCCGCCACCATGATGGTGATCCACAGCCAGGAAACGGAAAAGGTGTGCTGCAGCCCTTCGCGAATTTCCGACAGGTAGCTCCGGGAACCTTTCCCCGCCTCCTCTTTTCCCGCTTTCGGACGGTACCGGATCATCGCGATGGCCAACAGGGAGCCGGTCAGACAAAGGGCGTCGATGAGAAAAGTCATCGCCGCGCCGACCGTCTCCACCAGCACCGCCCCCAGCGCCGGACCCAGGATGACACCGATTTGCCGGCCGATTCCGTTCATCGAGTTGGCGGAAGCCCGCTTGTCGCGATCGACCAGCTCATGGATGATCACGGTGTAGGCCGGCTGGAAAAAGGCGTCCGCGATCCCGAAGAAGACATAAATGCACAGAACGGACCAAAGCTCCACCTTACCAAGGAGCACCAAAGCGGCCAAGAGAACGTTCATCAACGCCCTCACGCCGTCCGACGCAAGGATCACCCCTTTGCGCGAAAACCGGTCCACCGTGGCGCCGGCAAACAAAGACACCAGAATATTGGGAATAAAAAAGGCCATAAACACAAGAGCCGTCGCCTGGGCGGAGTTGGTTTCGGTGACGATCAACCAGACCAGGGCGACCCGGAAAATGTTGTCACCCAGGTGGGAAAGGGTGTGTCCAGTCCACAATAACGAAAAGTTTCGGTTCTTCAGCACCCTGACCAGGCGGGGCATATACAACACACCTCTTTAACGAAAAAATAATGTTTTATGTAAGACAATTTTATTGTACGATGGTTTCAATTTTCTGTCAATCCCAACCCTCCGCCCAAGCAAAACGAAGTGGAAAGCAAACACAGAAAGGCCTCGCAATCCGGTTGCGCATTGCGAGGCCACGCGGAAAGGAACATGTTCGGCGATGGGTCCGTGACCTTCCTTTCCGGAACCCGGGGGATGGGATACGAAATTCGTGGGTCTCAATGGGCTTTTCGCCTTCCCCCTCCATCAAATCAAACCGACCCACTTCCAATACGTTGCGGAGAACAGCAGGATGAAAAGATATCCGATGAGGGTCAGGGGAATCCCTGATTTGATGAAATCTCCGGTGGAAAAGGTTCCCGTTCCGTATGCCAGCATGTTTTGCGGAGCGTTAACCGGCAAAATAAAACCAAAACTGACAACGAACTGCTGGATCAAAACCATTCCCGCCAGGTTCATGTCAGGTCTGTCCAGCCCTTGCACCAACGCGATCACAATCGGAATCAGGGTGGCGGCCAGACTCGTGGCGCTGGCAAATCCCAAGTGAATCAGAATGTTGAACAAGGCGATGAAAGCTACGATCAGCAAAGGGGACATGGCACTTAATCCCATTTGGCCAAACACCGCTTGAGTCAACCAGGTGGCTGCCTCGGTCTCGAGCAATAAGGTCCCGAGAGAAATGCCTACCGCAAATAGAATAATGGTACCCCATGGAATATTTTTTTCCGCCTGTTTCCACGAAAACACTCCGATGTGCGGCATAAGCATGGCGGCAACGGCCACCAAAGTGACAGAAGCGCTGTCAAAGGGATGGAGGACATTTTCGGTGGACCACAGCACTAACAAGGAGAGGGTGATCACCAGCAATCGCCATTCCGCCCCCGTCAACGGCCCAAGTTTTTTTAATTGCTCCCTTACCATGGCTTTCCCGTTGGGAATTTCATTCATTTCAAGGGGGAATAGCTTCAGCATCACAAAGTAAAGAACGATCGACATGATGATGGAAAAAGGTGCGGCATACAAAAACCATTGACCCCAGGAAACGCCCCGGCCAAAGGTTTCTTCTATAAATCCGATGGCGACCATGTTTTGTGCCGCCGCCGTTTTAACGCCAATATTCCAAATCGATGCCGCCTGGGCTGACGTGATCACGAGAAGGGCGGCAAACCGGCTTTCCCTTTTCATCTGGAAAGCGGCAACCATCCCGAGAATAATCGGCAAAATCGCAGCCACCCGGGCCGTGGTGCTGGGCACCAAAAAAGAAAGGATCATGGAAACCAGGATCACGCCCAATAAAATTCCACGGACACTCGAACCGACCCGCGACAAAACAAGCAGGGCGATTCGCTTGTCCAAACCGGTTTCCTGCATGGCCGCCGCCAGAAACAGCGCCCCCGCCACCAAGGCAACCGCCGAATTGCCGAATCCCGACAAGGCCATTTTCAGGGCTTCCTGGGTCCCCAAAATGGCGTTGGGATCGTCCGGATTCGGCGCGCCTCCGAGCATGATCGCCACCAAAGAGAGAATCAGCGCCGCGCTGACGGGATATGAAACGGCCTCCGTTATCCAGAGAATCACGGCAAAGGCAAGAACGGCCAAAGACCTCTGCCCGGCTTCCGACAACCCATCCGGTGCGGGAAGCAAAAGACCTGTCGCCAAAACCGCAAAAGCCGCAATCAGCCAAATCCACCGCTTCTCCCCTAGATCTGTTTTCGGGCTCATGACAAACCCCCTTGGAATATTAAGGAAAATATTTTAATATCCCTCCTAATACCGTAATTCCCCTTTAAAACAAGGAGACCGTGAAAAGTATGTGTCAATATTATGTAAAATTTATCATATAATACCTAATATATTAAAATATTTTCTTTTATGAGTCGCAACGAAATCCCGGTGTTGTCCTTTCAATCCCGGAAAGACGGCGCCAAAACTGCCGAGAACATCCAGAAACCATGCATCCAACGGCCACAAAATCTCCCGCCGATCTTTCCGGCCGAACGGATGCCGACAACTCCAACAAAAAAACCCTGCCACCCGCGGAAGGTGACAGGGTTTTTCCTCGCCATGCACCGCCTTCAAGGGAAGCGGAAGCCGCACCGCCTGCGGTTTGCGGGGTACCCTTTTCATCCCCTATCGGGTCGGTTCACGACGCCCTCCCGGCTCCCCGGCTTTTCCGCGGGAATTCCCTTCCGGCACAGGGGGCATTCCTCGGGCGCGTAGCTTTCGATGTCCAGGCGGAGGAGGGAGCGGAAGGGCACCGCAAAGGGGGAAGCCCCGCCGCTCCGGTCGATGATGGAGCCCACCCCAACCACCCGGCCGCCCAAGGATTCGACGAGACCGATCACTTCCCGGACCGATCCCCCCGTGGTGACCACATCCTCTGCCACCAGGACGCGTTCGCCCGGTTCGATCGCAAATCCGCGCCGGAGCCGCATCGCCCCGTCCTTGCGCTCGGCGAACAGGCTGCGGACGCCGAGGGCACGGGCCGTCTCGTGGGCGATGATCACTCCGCCCAGGGCGGGGCCGATCACCGCCTCCACCCGCTCTTCCCGGAACAGGCCGGCAAGAGCCCGGCCCGCCTGCTCCGCCTCCCGCGGGTACTGCAGCAGCCGGGCGCACTGCATGTACTGTCCGCTGTGCCGTCCGGAGGAAAGGAGAAAATGGCCTTCCAACAGCACCCCGGTCCGGCGGATCGCCTCCTCAACATTCCAGTCCACATCGATCCCTCCCCGCGTTTTGTACGGCTCGAACAATCGCCCGGTAGGCAGCCGCCGGATCGGCGGCCCGGGTGATCGGCCGGCCGACGACCAGCAGGTCGGCGCCCCGGGCCGCGGCCTCCTGCGGCGTCATGACCCGTTTCTGATCCTGCGCCGCCTCCCCTTTCGGCCGAATGCCGGGAACCACCGCCAAAAAGTCCGGGCCACCCATCGCTTTGATTCCTTCCACTTCCCAGCCGGAACAGACCGCCCCGTCCATCCCGGATTCCCGGG encodes the following:
- a CDS encoding PqqD family protein, coding for MFSRKKRKNMLVLKPILREGCLLEPSPGEEERLTLVVPRTGWLERLSIRWLGQPEAIRVRLDELGSFVLSRCDGTRTVQDLADALEQAFGSEAEPVLPRLVQFLKILDANGWIRMVPPGGGGST
- a CDS encoding VOC family protein, translating into MYAFDHLVHLVRDPKKAMQTARKCGIHAVEGGSHPDWGTANTLCYFDLSYIEYLGVENPAVAEKAKGNSLVRQALEDLSHGEGPARIALRTDDLAEAARLLEKQGWKTSGPFPGSRTRPDGTLLRWSLLFPEGPDDELPPPFLIRWEQSDEERREDLSRRSAIAPHPAGNLRLKHVAVAVRDLGRAAKWEKGFDLNPKREYVDKILNAVCRELQLSGGNLLFCAPIGEGPVARILGSRGERPFLVSLSGAERDEDWSIFGGIYRFSRES
- the solA gene encoding N-methyl-L-tryptophan oxidase; translation: MGKRYDVIVVGAGSVGMAAGYFLAKRGIRVLMVDAHNPPHADGSHHGETRIIRHAYGEGREYIPLALRAQQLWYELEEEAGEKLFAKTGVLGVGFPGSSFIQEVIAGAKAHSLPLERLSSAEIMRRWPGIAIPESFIGCLEPDAGVLFSEACLRAFRRRALDLGAELLTSSPVLTIEGEAGGITVRTREGVFHGERAIVSAGAWAGKLLSDLSLPLTPVRKTVGWFRCDERLYDSRRFPAFFFDFPEEQYYGFPSFEGSGVKVGRHDGGPPIDPDRFDRTFGGAPEDEGDLRRFLERTLPQAAGKRLRGSVCIYTRTPDEHFIIDRHPEDKRILIAAGLTGHGFKFSSALGEALCQWITAGKPGLDLSLFSLDRPALRKGGKNL
- a CDS encoding B12-binding domain-containing radical SAM protein, which encodes MKVVVATLNAKYIHTCLALRYLKSFAEPEFPVTIKEYTIKDPAMNIAMDLYREAPDVVGFSCYIWNIEETIPVLSILKKVRPDVKIVLGGPEVSYDIEHWFRRIPEADFIVYGEGEETFKELLEELAGGGNFRDVLGLARRGGDGGVIINPPRPKLDLHRIPTPYRFPEDRPHLSKRIVYMETSRGCPFRCQFCLSSIESGVRYFDIDRIKEDILYLIQNGAKTIKFVDRTFNIHRTFALELFRFLIDNHGGCVFQFEITADILRPEIVRFLNENAPPGIFRFEIGVQSTNPLTNELIQRRQNFEKLARTVRALREGGKIIQHLDLIAGLPEEDYTSFKKTFNDVFALEPEELQLGFLKLLRGTGLRREAEKHGYVYIDRAPYEVLSSKVLSFDDMIRIKRAEDILEKYWNSHHLDETVKFLTRNEFETPFDFFQSFGDYWEKRGWMRIGHQLEDLFLRLRQFLRDRGTPNLPVIEGFMKYDYLTHFKHRPRSVWWEGMDKGERQALLRRLAAEPEAVSADFAALRLTEQKLVKHCRLEVLPFDLAHYRATGVIRREPCCLIVHYDSEKGKGKAFTAPLARLGLAGSSTAT
- a CDS encoding MerR family transcriptional regulator, with translation MYRVGELSRITNVSIRTLHYYDEIGLLKPSRISEAGYRYYTKDDLVKLQQIIVLKKLGFKLCQIKEMTQVTADKAEKAQRWMEIFDMEIEKIREEKRRLELLERSLHVIRHSLELTGDVSNDEILAIIQSIQLNDADSFLSRHFTEEEQEILLRQLPDLTARDEKTEKWIKLLKKIRQTKSEPIDSPVSQRLAEEIMRFIREHLQMEDSLIDKYWEKIKPEDGQPEKVIGLDKETMEYIEQILDWYQKHEEGSKGHGKEIR
- a CDS encoding DMT family transporter translates to MGKKSVRASARWDLFLYHLVLFVTMHCVFAAFFGVQPLSQIGSESYLDHIQENFLNHGVNIYRNPSANEISNIWKSILLIHLILDIIETIFPRKKKTPDRHLQKDEGIVEKAGEKAATDKKPDKNPGAAWVYLLLAGLLEIIWATALKMDMLGGPLILALILSFDLLIKAVRRLGVGTAYAVFTGIGTAGLVLVDIAFFRETWDFLKVFFISLLVLFIIGLKWTSDSRGGSHP